The Erythrobacter sp. JK5 genome includes a region encoding these proteins:
- a CDS encoding ABC transporter ATP-binding protein translates to MSLEFRHIAHAYGSVRALEDISFTAPEGEITCLLGASGCGKSTLLNLAAGLLPVQQGAILIGGELLAGESVSPPPEKRPVGLVFQDGALFPHMTIAKNIAFGLPRGSEVDSWLDRVGLGGLGGRYPHELSGGQQQRAALARAMAPGPRVLLMDEPFASVDSVLRRRLRRECRTLLRERGATVVLVTHDPEEALDIGDRIAVMEAGRIVQFGTPQELHDRPATAAVGAIFRGAQVIAATRGDAGLVTAFGTWPLASVAGALPESRDLDLLVHAVALDLEEDEAGLEVRDRHALGDVTRVVLADDSGSEITLLSDRPAAAPRYRVAPRPGSVRAFARP, encoded by the coding sequence TTGAGCCTCGAATTTCGCCATATTGCCCATGCCTACGGTTCCGTGCGCGCGCTGGAAGATATCAGCTTCACCGCGCCGGAAGGGGAGATCACCTGCCTGCTTGGCGCGTCGGGTTGCGGGAAGTCAACCTTGCTCAATCTCGCGGCGGGTCTGCTGCCGGTGCAGCAGGGGGCCATCCTGATCGGCGGCGAGTTGCTGGCTGGCGAAAGTGTAAGCCCCCCGCCCGAAAAGCGGCCTGTGGGTCTCGTGTTTCAGGATGGCGCGCTGTTCCCGCACATGACGATCGCGAAGAACATCGCGTTCGGCCTGCCGCGCGGCAGCGAGGTGGACAGCTGGCTCGATCGGGTGGGACTGGGCGGGCTTGGCGGCCGCTACCCGCACGAGCTTTCCGGCGGGCAACAACAGCGCGCGGCGCTGGCGCGGGCGATGGCGCCGGGGCCGCGGGTGCTGCTGATGGACGAACCTTTTGCCAGCGTCGACAGCGTGCTGCGGCGCAGGCTGCGCCGCGAATGCCGCACGCTGCTGCGCGAGCGCGGCGCGACGGTGGTGCTGGTGACCCACGACCCGGAAGAAGCGCTCGATATCGGAGACCGGATCGCGGTGATGGAGGCGGGACGGATCGTGCAGTTCGGCACGCCGCAGGAACTCCACGATCGGCCCGCAACCGCAGCGGTCGGCGCGATCTTTCGCGGAGCGCAGGTGATCGCGGCGACGCGTGGCGACGCGGGGCTGGTGACTGCCTTCGGCACCTGGCCGCTTGCGAGCGTCGCGGGCGCGCTGCCCGAGTCGCGCGACCTGGACCTGCTGGTGCATGCGGTCGCGCTCGATCTGGAGGAGGACGAAGCCGGTCTGGAAGTGCGCGATCGGCATGCGTTGGGGGACGTCACCCGGGTGGTGCTCGCCGACGATTCCGGCAGCGAAATCACGCTGCTGAGCGATCGCCCCGCCGCCGCACCGCGCTATCGCGTGGCCCCGCGACCGGGCAGCGTCCGCGCCTTTGCACGGCCATAG
- a CDS encoding ferredoxin--NADP reductase → MNQPIIDRDQFQESAALTVETITHVHHWNDELFTLKMTRPASFRFRSGEFVMIGLPQENGKPLLRAYSVASPSYDEELEFLSIKVQDGPLTSRLQHIKVGDPIYLGKKPTGTLVTDALLPGKRLFMLSTGTGLAPFMSLARDPEVYAMFEEVIVVHSVRHVEDLAYRELLESKLEGDPLLEDEDRERFIYVPTVTRESFRTQGRIQTLIDDGRLFEQSKGPQRFVPEEDRVMLCGSMAMIKDHAADLEARGFEEGANNKPGQFVIERAFVG, encoded by the coding sequence GTGAACCAGCCCATCATCGATCGCGACCAGTTTCAGGAAAGCGCGGCGCTGACCGTCGAAACGATCACGCACGTCCATCACTGGAACGACGAGCTGTTCACGCTGAAGATGACGCGTCCGGCGAGCTTCCGCTTCCGTTCGGGCGAATTCGTGATGATCGGCCTGCCGCAGGAAAACGGCAAGCCGCTGCTGCGGGCCTATTCGGTCGCCAGCCCCAGCTACGACGAGGAGCTCGAATTCCTCTCGATCAAGGTGCAGGATGGGCCGCTGACCTCGCGACTGCAGCACATCAAGGTCGGCGATCCGATCTATCTCGGCAAGAAGCCGACCGGTACGCTCGTCACCGACGCGCTGCTGCCGGGCAAGCGGCTGTTCATGCTCTCGACCGGCACCGGCCTCGCGCCGTTCATGAGCCTTGCCCGCGATCCCGAAGTCTACGCGATGTTCGAGGAAGTGATCGTCGTCCACTCGGTCCGCCATGTCGAGGACCTCGCCTATCGCGAACTGCTCGAAAGCAAGCTCGAAGGCGATCCGCTGCTCGAGGACGAGGACCGCGAGCGGTTCATCTACGTGCCCACCGTGACCCGCGAAAGCTTCCGCACGCAGGGCCGGATCCAGACGCTGATCGACGATGGCCGCCTGTTCGAACAGAGCAAGGGCCCGCAGCGCTTCGTGCCCGAAGAGGACCGCGTGATGCTGTGCGGCAGCATGGCGATGATCAAGGACCACGCCGCCGACCTCGAAGCGCGCGGTTTCGAAGAGGGCGCCAACAACAAGCCGGGCCAGTTCGTGATCGAGCGGGCGTTTGTGGGGTGA
- a CDS encoding acyl-CoA dehydrogenase family protein, with protein MLNTAHRTAYNEDHEAFRDTVRKVLAEHMEPYLDQHEEEGIVPKKAWKALGEAGMLCPTVKEENGGLGLDFGFNCVIAEELAYLGTSAGFTLQNDITVNYFERLGSPEQKEKYLPGMISGDIITAIAMTEPGAGSDLQGVRTTAIPDGNHLVINGSKTYITNGQNADVVIVVAKTDPSQGAKGTSLVLVDAGTPGFEKGRNLDKIGQHSADTSELFFQDCRVPKTNILGGEGSGFVHLMEELPQERLSIAVTAQGGAQRAFDEAVKFTKDRKAFGRTVFEFQNTKFTLADLQAKLQVGWAHLDWAISRHLRGELTTGEASSAKLWHTEMQWEMVDACLQLHGGAGYMNEYAIARLWRDARVQRIYGGTSEIMKEVISREI; from the coding sequence ATGCTGAACACCGCTCACCGCACCGCCTACAACGAAGACCACGAGGCGTTTCGCGACACCGTCCGCAAGGTGCTCGCCGAGCATATGGAGCCCTATCTCGACCAGCACGAGGAAGAGGGCATCGTCCCCAAGAAGGCGTGGAAGGCGCTGGGCGAGGCTGGGATGCTGTGCCCCACCGTCAAGGAAGAGAATGGCGGGCTGGGGCTCGATTTCGGCTTCAATTGCGTGATCGCCGAAGAGCTCGCCTATCTCGGCACCAGCGCCGGGTTCACGCTCCAGAACGACATCACGGTCAATTACTTCGAGCGGCTCGGCAGCCCCGAGCAGAAGGAAAAGTACCTGCCCGGCATGATTTCGGGCGACATCATCACCGCGATCGCCATGACCGAACCGGGCGCGGGCAGCGACCTCCAGGGCGTGCGCACCACCGCGATTCCGGACGGCAATCACCTCGTCATCAACGGTTCCAAGACCTACATCACCAACGGCCAGAATGCTGATGTGGTGATCGTGGTCGCCAAGACCGATCCCTCGCAGGGCGCCAAGGGCACCAGCCTGGTGCTGGTCGATGCCGGAACGCCGGGGTTCGAGAAGGGCCGCAACCTCGACAAGATCGGCCAGCATTCGGCCGACACGTCCGAGCTGTTCTTCCAGGATTGCCGCGTTCCCAAGACCAACATCCTCGGCGGCGAGGGGAGCGGCTTCGTCCACCTGATGGAGGAATTGCCGCAGGAACGGCTCAGCATTGCCGTGACCGCGCAGGGCGGGGCGCAGCGCGCCTTCGACGAAGCGGTCAAGTTCACCAAGGACCGCAAGGCGTTCGGGCGGACCGTGTTCGAATTCCAGAACACCAAGTTCACGCTCGCCGATTTGCAGGCCAAGCTGCAGGTCGGCTGGGCGCATCTCGACTGGGCGATTTCGCGCCACCTGCGCGGCGAACTGACGACCGGCGAAGCCTCCTCGGCCAAGCTGTGGCACACCGAGATGCAGTGGGAGATGGTCGACGCCTGCCTGCAACTGCATGGCGGCGCGGGCTACATGAACGAATACGCCATCGCCCGGCTGTGGCGCGACGCGCGGGTGCAACGCATCTATGGCGGCACCAGCGAGATCATGAAGGAAGTGATCAGCCGCGAGATTTGA
- the bchI gene encoding magnesium chelatase ATPase subunit I, whose translation MARFPFSAIVGQDEMKQALLIAAVDPSIGGVMVFGDRGTGKSTAARALANLLPPISAIEDCRYGCEGDQKGTCPDPCTSGRVRKRPVPFVDLPLGATEDRVIGSLDLERALRAGEKAFEPGLLAKAHRGFLYIDEINLLEDHLVDLLLDVAASGENVVEREGLSVRHRAKFVLIGSGNPEEGELRPQLLDRFGLSVEVRTPGEIETRVEIMRLVAANERDPEAFAEKWAAEDEKILKQIARGKKRLASLEPGEDVLTDAAQLCMTVGADGLRGELTLMRAARALAALKGAKTVKREHLIAVAPSALRHRLRRDVLDETGSTVRITRALDELFG comes from the coding sequence ATGGCGCGTTTTCCCTTTTCCGCGATCGTCGGTCAGGACGAGATGAAGCAGGCGCTGCTGATCGCGGCGGTCGATCCGAGCATCGGCGGAGTGATGGTGTTCGGCGACCGGGGGACCGGCAAGTCCACCGCAGCGCGCGCGCTGGCAAACCTCCTGCCGCCGATCAGCGCGATCGAGGATTGCCGCTATGGCTGCGAAGGCGACCAGAAGGGTACCTGCCCCGATCCCTGCACCTCGGGCCGGGTCCGCAAGCGCCCTGTCCCATTCGTCGACCTGCCGCTTGGCGCGACCGAGGACCGGGTGATCGGCTCGCTCGATCTGGAGCGCGCCTTGCGTGCAGGGGAGAAGGCGTTCGAACCCGGTCTTCTGGCCAAGGCGCATCGCGGCTTCCTTTACATCGACGAGATCAACCTGCTCGAAGACCATCTGGTCGACCTGCTGCTCGACGTCGCGGCGTCGGGCGAGAACGTGGTCGAGCGCGAAGGGCTGTCGGTGCGGCACCGCGCCAAATTCGTGCTGATCGGCAGCGGCAATCCTGAAGAGGGCGAGCTGCGCCCGCAATTGCTCGATCGCTTCGGCCTGTCCGTCGAGGTCCGCACGCCGGGCGAAATCGAAACCCGCGTCGAGATCATGCGGCTGGTTGCTGCCAACGAGCGCGACCCCGAGGCTTTCGCCGAGAAATGGGCGGCTGAAGATGAGAAAATCCTCAAACAGATCGCGCGCGGAAAGAAGCGGCTCGCCAGCCTTGAGCCGGGCGAGGACGTGCTGACCGACGCGGCCCAGCTGTGCATGACGGTGGGCGCAGACGGCTTGCGCGGCGAACTGACCCTGATGCGTGCGGCGCGGGCGCTGGCGGCGCTCAAGGGCGCGAAAACGGTCAAGCGCGAGCACCTGATCGCAGTCGCCCCGTCGGCACTGCGCCACCGGCTGCGGCGCGACGTGCTCGACGAGACCGGA
- a CDS encoding response regulator transcription factor: protein MDVINIFLTDELGETLDDFVHDERRFTFDRLGADGPKRLLEGPMWAFVDWVMDDLAGLEMCRRLRADPRTLEAHITMVLEEDDPENRRRALKAGADDYVVGPLNRTMVLDRVLVLQPQNGDRHASRKVEVGDLSIDLVALQARWRDEPIDLRPNEFRLLRFFAENPNRVLSRRDLINGLGKREPPIDERTVDVWIGRLRRSLKAAGGGNPLRTVRSMGYVFDLN from the coding sequence ATGGACGTCATCAACATCTTCCTGACCGACGAACTGGGCGAGACGCTGGACGATTTCGTTCACGATGAGCGCCGTTTCACTTTCGACCGGCTTGGCGCGGATGGCCCTAAGCGGCTCCTCGAAGGGCCGATGTGGGCGTTCGTCGACTGGGTGATGGACGATCTTGCGGGCCTCGAAATGTGCCGCCGCCTGCGCGCCGATCCGCGCACGCTAGAGGCACACATCACGATGGTGCTGGAGGAAGACGACCCGGAAAACCGCCGGCGAGCGCTCAAGGCCGGGGCCGACGACTACGTGGTCGGGCCGCTCAACCGGACCATGGTGCTCGACCGCGTGCTGGTGCTGCAACCGCAGAACGGCGATCGCCATGCCTCGCGCAAGGTTGAGGTCGGCGATCTCTCGATCGACCTTGTCGCCTTGCAGGCGCGCTGGAGGGACGAACCGATTGACCTGCGGCCCAACGAATTCCGGCTGCTGCGGTTCTTCGCCGAAAACCCCAACCGGGTGCTGAGCAGGCGCGACCTCATCAACGGGCTGGGCAAGCGCGAACCGCCGATCGACGAGCGCACCGTCGATGTCTGGATCGGTCGCCTGCGCCGCTCGCTCAAGGCGGCGGGCGGCGGCAACCCGCTGCGCACGGTGCGCTCGATGGGTTACGTCTTCGACCTGAATTGA
- a CDS encoding aldo/keto reductase: protein MKFTRLGNSGLMVSRLCLGCMSYGDTTKGWHGDWLLGEDESRPFFRAALEAGINFFDTANVYSGGTSEEITGKLLNEMAQRDEIVVATKAYFPWRQAPNAGGNSRKSLMQAVDDSLTRLGMDYIDLFQIHRWDDATPIEETMEALHDIVKAGKARYIGASSMYAWQFAKAQETARANGWTPFIAMQNQLNLLYREEEREMLPLCEDEGVGVIPWSPLARGRLARQLGEETVRSATDGVGKMLYSDEDEADRAIINALAGMAEARGVAMASLALAWHFTRPAMTAPIIGATRPHHIDAAVAAVELELSDEEVSALEAPYRPKWPTGMGMPMGAMDKVTVKDV, encoded by the coding sequence ATGAAATTCACCCGCCTCGGCAACTCCGGCCTGATGGTCTCGCGGCTGTGCCTTGGCTGCATGTCCTATGGCGACACGACCAAGGGCTGGCACGGCGACTGGCTGCTCGGCGAAGACGAAAGCCGCCCGTTCTTCCGCGCCGCGCTGGAGGCCGGGATCAACTTCTTCGACACCGCGAATGTCTATTCGGGCGGCACGTCGGAAGAGATCACCGGCAAGCTGCTGAACGAGATGGCGCAGCGCGACGAGATCGTTGTCGCGACCAAGGCATATTTCCCGTGGCGGCAGGCCCCGAACGCGGGCGGTAATTCGCGCAAGAGCCTGATGCAGGCAGTCGACGATAGTCTTACGCGGCTCGGCATGGATTATATCGACCTGTTCCAGATCCACCGCTGGGACGATGCCACTCCGATCGAGGAAACGATGGAGGCGCTGCACGACATCGTGAAGGCGGGCAAGGCGCGCTATATCGGCGCGTCCTCGATGTATGCGTGGCAGTTCGCGAAGGCGCAGGAGACCGCGCGGGCGAATGGCTGGACGCCGTTCATTGCGATGCAGAACCAGCTCAACCTGCTCTACCGCGAGGAAGAGCGCGAGATGCTGCCTTTGTGTGAGGATGAGGGCGTCGGGGTGATCCCGTGGAGCCCGCTCGCGCGCGGGCGGCTGGCGCGGCAGCTGGGCGAGGAGACGGTGCGCAGCGCAACCGATGGCGTCGGCAAGATGCTCTACAGTGACGAGGACGAGGCCGATCGCGCGATCATCAATGCGCTGGCCGGGATGGCCGAAGCGCGCGGCGTCGCGATGGCCAGCCTTGCGCTCGCGTGGCACTTCACCCGGCCCGCGATGACCGCCCCGATCATCGGCGCGACCAGGCCGCATCACATCGATGCGGCGGTGGCGGCGGTGGAGCTCGAACTGAGCGACGAGGAAGTGTCCGCGCTCGAAGCCCCCTATCGCCCCAAATGGCCGACGGGCATGGGCATGCCGATGGGCGCGATGGATAAGGTGACCGTAAAAGACGTCTAA
- a CDS encoding iron ABC transporter permease produces the protein MSRLRQLDAPGASTLTRRASSVRVDGWTLGALAVAALALVPILAIVVAAPAGGFEAIAELARTILGRYVANTLALMLLAGALALVIGTGCAWLVSAAEFPGRRILGWSLVLPLALPAYLAAYVYGDLLDFSGPVQGGLRAATGWGVGEYWFPHIRSLPGGAFVLGIVLYPYVYLLARASFVAQSPRQFRAARSLGATPSRAFWQVALPAARPAIAGGLALVLMEVLADFGVADYFAIPTFSTGIFRTWLAMGDKQTALKLAAVMLLFVVALVAFEAATRRGRTDSRDGLARRDDGPLVQLSTGGKALAAIACALPVLLGFAIPAVHLLGMSLDERAVGAGGELWTYASGSLWLGLATAFVCVLAAIALAFAKARSDSVVAKGAIRLSTLGYALPGALLAVGLLAPLGAVDVSLTRAARDGLGWSGGLLLTGTSLVLIYALSVRFLTVAYNSVDGGMAKIPPSLDAAARSLGARPARVLSRIYVPLLRPSLLAAAALVFIDTVRELPATLILRPFNLETLATRTYRLASDERLVEASIPALILLAAGLLPVLLLARTARR, from the coding sequence GTGAGCCGCCTTAGGCAATTGGATGCACCGGGTGCAAGCACGCTGACACGGCGCGCGAGTTCCGTGCGCGTCGATGGCTGGACGCTCGGAGCGCTGGCGGTTGCGGCGCTGGCGCTGGTGCCGATCCTCGCCATCGTCGTCGCGGCTCCGGCTGGCGGGTTCGAGGCGATTGCCGAACTCGCGCGCACCATTCTCGGTCGATACGTCGCCAACACGCTGGCGCTGATGCTGCTGGCCGGCGCGCTGGCGCTGGTGATCGGCACCGGCTGCGCATGGCTAGTGAGCGCGGCGGAGTTTCCGGGGCGCCGCATTCTGGGCTGGTCGCTGGTCCTGCCGCTCGCACTCCCCGCCTATCTCGCGGCCTATGTCTATGGCGACCTGCTCGATTTCTCCGGCCCTGTTCAGGGCGGCTTGCGCGCCGCGACAGGGTGGGGAGTCGGCGAGTACTGGTTCCCGCACATCCGCTCGCTGCCCGGCGGCGCTTTCGTGCTTGGGATCGTGCTTTATCCGTATGTCTATCTGCTCGCCCGCGCCTCTTTCGTGGCGCAGAGCCCGCGCCAGTTCCGGGCGGCACGTTCGCTCGGAGCCACGCCGTCGCGCGCGTTCTGGCAGGTTGCATTGCCGGCCGCGCGTCCGGCGATAGCGGGGGGGCTGGCGCTGGTGCTGATGGAAGTGCTCGCCGATTTCGGAGTCGCGGATTATTTCGCGATCCCGACCTTCAGCACCGGCATCTTCCGCACCTGGCTGGCGATGGGCGACAAGCAGACGGCGCTGAAGCTCGCCGCCGTGATGCTGCTGTTCGTGGTCGCGCTGGTCGCTTTCGAAGCGGCGACACGGCGCGGGCGGACCGACAGCCGCGACGGGCTGGCGCGGCGCGACGACGGTCCGCTGGTGCAGCTTTCGACGGGCGGAAAGGCGCTGGCGGCCATCGCGTGCGCCCTGCCGGTTCTGCTCGGTTTCGCCATTCCCGCCGTGCACCTGCTCGGTATGTCGCTCGACGAGCGCGCTGTGGGAGCGGGCGGCGAATTGTGGACCTACGCCAGCGGCAGCCTGTGGCTCGGCCTTGCCACCGCCTTCGTCTGCGTCCTCGCCGCGATCGCGCTCGCCTTCGCCAAGGCGCGGTCCGACAGCGTAGTGGCCAAGGGCGCGATCCGGCTCTCGACGCTTGGCTATGCTCTACCCGGAGCCTTGCTGGCGGTCGGCCTGCTCGCCCCGCTCGGAGCCGTCGACGTCTCGCTCACCCGCGCCGCGCGGGACGGGCTGGGGTGGTCGGGCGGCTTGCTGCTGACCGGAACCAGTCTGGTGCTGATCTACGCGCTGTCGGTGCGGTTCCTGACCGTGGCCTACAACAGCGTCGACGGCGGCATGGCGAAGATCCCGCCCTCGCTCGATGCCGCGGCGCGCTCGCTGGGTGCTCGGCCTGCGCGCGTGCTCAGCCGGATTTACGTGCCCTTGTTGCGCCCCAGTCTGCTCGCCGCAGCGGCTTTGGTGTTCATCGACACGGTACGCGAGCTGCCCGCGACGCTGATCCTGCGCCCGTTCAATCTCGAAACGCTGGCGACCCGCACCTATCGCCTCGCCAGTGACGAGCGACTGGTCGAAGCCTCTATCCCGGCGCTGATCCTGCTCGCCGCCGGATTGCTGCCGGTCCTGCTGCTGGCGCGAACCGCCCGCCGCTAG
- a CDS encoding Fe(3+) ABC transporter substrate-binding protein — MKQGILAGLLALILASCSGGEEVAKGDAGEVNLYSSRHYDTDLALYDDFTRQTGITVNRIEADADALIERITSEGEFSPADLLITVDAGRLWRAEEAGILAPVDSDILEERLPIYLRHPDGLWFGLSTRARVIVYNKAAGVPEGLEDYADLAEPAWRGDICIRSSSNIYNISLLSSIIAHHGAEAAESWAKGVVANFARPPQGNDTAQIEAVAAGECRIAVVNTYYLARYADGDEADKAIFDAVGVIFPDQDGTGAHINISGAGLVKTAPNRENAIRFLEYLTSESAQRYFADGNNEYPAVSGLKANSAVERLGEFKPDTLNAAEIGRNQAQAVQIFDRAGWN, encoded by the coding sequence ATGAAACAGGGTATTCTCGCCGGTCTGCTGGCGCTGATCCTCGCTAGCTGTTCGGGCGGCGAAGAGGTGGCCAAAGGCGACGCGGGCGAAGTCAATCTCTACTCCTCGCGCCATTACGACACCGACCTCGCGCTTTACGACGACTTCACCCGGCAGACCGGGATCACCGTCAACCGGATCGAGGCGGACGCCGACGCGCTGATAGAGCGGATCACGAGCGAAGGCGAATTTTCGCCCGCCGATCTGCTGATCACGGTCGACGCCGGGCGGCTGTGGCGCGCCGAGGAAGCGGGCATTCTCGCGCCGGTCGATTCCGACATCCTCGAAGAACGGCTGCCGATCTACCTGCGCCACCCGGACGGGCTGTGGTTCGGCCTGTCGACCCGCGCCCGCGTGATCGTCTACAACAAGGCGGCCGGAGTGCCCGAGGGGCTGGAGGATTATGCCGACCTCGCCGAGCCCGCCTGGCGCGGCGACATCTGCATCCGGTCGTCCTCCAACATCTACAACATCTCGCTGCTGTCGAGCATCATCGCCCACCACGGGGCCGAGGCGGCCGAGAGCTGGGCGAAGGGCGTCGTCGCGAACTTCGCCCGCCCGCCGCAGGGCAACGATACTGCGCAGATCGAAGCGGTCGCCGCGGGCGAGTGCCGCATCGCGGTGGTCAACACCTATTACCTCGCGCGCTATGCCGACGGCGATGAGGCGGACAAGGCGATCTTCGATGCGGTCGGCGTGATCTTTCCCGACCAGGACGGCACCGGCGCCCACATCAATATCAGCGGGGCGGGGCTGGTGAAGACCGCTCCCAACCGCGAAAACGCGATCCGCTTCCTCGAATATCTCACCTCGGAAAGCGCGCAGCGATACTTCGCCGACGGCAACAACGAATATCCGGCGGTGAGCGGGCTCAAGGCCAATTCGGCGGTCGAGCGGCTGGGCGAATTCAAGCCCGACACGCTCAACGCCGCCGAGATCGGACGCAACCAGGCGCAGGCGGTGCAAATCTTCGATCGCGCCGGGTGGAACTGA
- a CDS encoding SDR family NAD(P)-dependent oxidoreductase, giving the protein MTDPLDFSNKRVLVIGGSSGIGNGIAQGFRARGAEVIVTGTRPDAGDYLEAEDSDFRGLEYRQLDVIDRDAADAVAAEIGAVDVLVQCQGIVRYGREEFARKGWDDVIDVNLNSVMDVARAFHAGLADTGGSMTVVSSVAAFKAAIGNPAYAASKAGAASLVKSLGEAWARDGVRVNGIAPGLVPTKLTTVTTEHPERREGALASIPLRRMGTPEDMAGAALFLASPLASYMTGQTLVVDGGLTLS; this is encoded by the coding sequence ATGACCGACCCGCTCGATTTTTCGAACAAGCGCGTGCTCGTGATCGGCGGGTCGAGCGGGATCGGCAACGGTATCGCGCAGGGCTTTCGCGCGCGCGGGGCCGAGGTGATCGTCACCGGGACCCGGCCCGATGCGGGCGATTATCTCGAAGCCGAGGACAGCGATTTTCGCGGGCTCGAATACCGGCAACTCGATGTGATCGATCGCGATGCGGCGGACGCGGTGGCCGCCGAAATCGGCGCGGTCGATGTGCTTGTCCAGTGCCAGGGCATCGTGCGCTATGGCCGCGAGGAATTCGCGCGCAAGGGGTGGGACGATGTGATCGACGTCAACCTCAATTCGGTGATGGATGTCGCGCGCGCGTTTCATGCGGGGCTGGCCGATACTGGCGGATCGATGACCGTCGTGTCGTCGGTCGCGGCGTTCAAGGCCGCGATCGGCAACCCGGCCTATGCCGCTTCGAAAGCGGGCGCGGCGAGCCTCGTCAAATCGCTCGGCGAGGCTTGGGCGCGCGACGGGGTGCGCGTCAACGGCATCGCGCCGGGGCTGGTCCCGACCAAGCTGACTACCGTCACCACTGAACATCCCGAACGCCGCGAAGGCGCGCTCGCTTCAATCCCCCTGCGCCGCATGGGCACGCCGGAGGACATGGCCGGGGCGGCCCTGTTCCTCGCTTCGCCGCTGGCCAGCTACATGACCGGGCAGACGCTGGTGGTTGATGGCGGGCTGACGCTGAGTTGA